Proteins co-encoded in one uncultured Draconibacterium sp. genomic window:
- a CDS encoding UDP-2,3-diacylglucosamine diphosphatase: MAKQVRKPDIVVVSDFHLATHACKATEILKYLKSILPKQLVLNGDIIDAWRFSRNYFPKAHLKVVRQLIKMMEKGTEVVYVTGNHDEFLRELGNTTMGKLRIVDQITLHLDNQKTLIFHGDLIDSVIHKAKWLAKFGAAAYGLVTLFNKLINLILKTIRINDVVLYKWLKELLGNPNTETTKFETKLAKLAYEKNVDLIICGHTHRAVDKILHYNNRSIRYINTGDWVENFTAAEFENGSWNLCNYATTFNTIEHNEAEPEDLLIPTKKELYTTLFNQLVFNN, translated from the coding sequence ATGGCAAAGCAAGTAAGAAAACCTGATATTGTTGTTGTTTCCGATTTTCATCTCGCGACACATGCTTGTAAGGCGACGGAAATTCTCAAATACCTCAAATCCATTCTTCCCAAACAGTTAGTTCTGAATGGCGACATTATTGATGCCTGGCGTTTTTCGCGAAACTATTTCCCGAAAGCCCATTTAAAAGTGGTGCGCCAACTGATAAAAATGATGGAAAAAGGAACGGAGGTAGTTTATGTAACCGGTAACCACGATGAGTTTTTGCGCGAACTGGGCAACACGACAATGGGCAAACTAAGAATTGTTGACCAAATAACGCTCCACCTCGACAACCAAAAAACACTGATTTTTCACGGCGACCTCATTGATTCGGTTATTCATAAAGCTAAATGGCTTGCCAAATTTGGAGCTGCGGCTTACGGTTTGGTAACGCTTTTTAATAAACTCATCAATTTAATACTTAAAACAATTCGGATTAACGATGTTGTTTTATATAAATGGCTCAAAGAATTGCTGGGTAATCCGAACACCGAAACCACAAAATTTGAAACCAAACTCGCAAAACTGGCCTACGAAAAAAATGTTGACCTGATAATTTGCGGGCATACCCACAGAGCAGTTGATAAAATATTGCATTACAATAACCGATCAATTCGTTACATCAACACCGGCGACTGGGTTGAAAATTTTACCGCCGCCGAATTTGAAAACGGCTCCTGGAACTTATGTAATTATGCGACAACGTTCAATACTATCGAGCACAATGAGGCTGAACCTGAAGACCTTTTAATTCCTACAAAAAAGGAGCTTTACACCACACTTTTTAACCAACTTGTATTCAATAATTAA